The region TTGAAATGAGTGAAAGTGGAGAAGCCGATGTCTTTCTGTCAAAAATAAATTCTTTTATGTTATGCAAATATCAAATAAAAAAATGAACCGGCGGTGATAAACAGATTCCACTGACATAACTAGTAAACTTTGTATAAATTAGATACAATAGATGAATTACATCAACTTATGTCTCAGTGCCCTGGTTAGTGAATTTATGGTATATGAAGGGAAATTTTTTAATGATAAAATAATAATAATTCACAATGAAACAAAAACAAAATATCGTGTCGAAAATGGCAGTATCAGCTATACTTATTTTTCTTGTTGGCTGCTCAGCAACAGCTCCAGATGCTCCTTGGTTTTCTTTATTTGACGGAGAGTCTTTGGATGGCTGGAGCCAAAAGAATGGAAATGCAAAATATGAATTGGAGGATGGAGTGATCGTGGGAACTACGGTTTCGGGAACACCTAATTCATTTCTCACGACTGATAAAAAATATGGTGACTTTATCCTGGAGCTTGACTTTAAAGCAGATCCCAGTATGAATTCTGGGATCCAGATAAGAAGCGAGAGCAAACCTCAATATCAAGATAATCGTGTACATGGTTATCAGGTAGAAATAGATCCTTCAGATCGTGCATGGAGCGGAGGCATATATGATGAAGCCAGAAGAGGGTGGCTCTATCCTATGAGTCTGAATACATCCGCGCAAAATGCATACAAAAAGGATGACTGGAACCATTACAGAATCGAAGCCATAGGTGATACTATTCAAACGTGGGTGAACGGAATAGCAGCTGCAAACCTGGTTGATGATAAGACGCAAGAGGGTTTTATCGCACTGCAGGTACATGCAATTGGCGATGATGAAGCTCCCGGCAAACAAATCAGGTGGAAAAATGTAAGGATTATGACTGACAGCTTGGAGCAATATAACACGAAAAGTGATGCACCCGTTTTTAATACTAATAATCAATTAACTTCCTCGGAGATAGAAAAGGAATGGAAATTGCTTTGGGATGGTAAATCTACTAATGGATGGCGTGGAGCCAGAATGGATAAGTTTCCAGAACAGGGCTGGGAAATTGAGGATGGAATTCTAACCGTTTTAGCAAGTGGTGGGGCCGAGTCTGCTGCAGGCGGTGATATTGTAACGGAAGATCTTTATGGTGATTTTGAATTAAAAGTAGATTTCAAATTAACAAAAGGAGCTAATAGTGGGGTTAAATACTATGTTGATACAGATATAAATAAAGGGCCGGGATCCTCCATTGGTTTGGAATACCAAATTTTAGATGATGAGAATCATCCGGATGCAAAATTAGGTAACCATAAAGGCAGTAGAACCGTTGCTTCACTCTACGACCTTATTAAAGCTGATCCAAACAAACCAATCAATCCCGTGGGAGAGTGGAATACTGCACATATCGTTTCAAAGGATAATCATGTAGAACATTGGCTAAATGGGACTAAAGTTTTAGAATATGAACGCGGAAGTGAAAATTTCAGAAAATTAGTCTCCGAAAGCAAATATGATAAATGGCCCAATTTCGGACAATCTGAAAATGGACATATCCTATTACAGGATCATGGGGACAGGGTAAGCTTTAAGAATATTAAAATCAAATCCTTAAATTGAAAATATGAGCACAAGAAGAAATTTTATTAAAAAAACAGCTTTGGGAAGTGCTGGGATAGCAGTAGCCAGTTCAGCGATGGGAATGCCGGCCAGTAGCTACCGACGAATCATAGGCTCCAATGATCGGCTGAATGTGGCAATTGCAGGCCTGGGCAGAAGATTGGGTGCGTTTTACGAGCCTATTGCAAATTTCATGAAAAACTCGGTCCATTTACTATCATCCAAAGTGAATTTGCAAATAATTGTGTTGTTGGTTATCCTAGCATTTTTTAATGGTACTATAACGGCTCAACAAAAACCAGTAGATTTAGTTAACCCATTTGTAGATACGGTGAATTCCAGATGGTTTTATTTTAGCTCGGCAAGTCGACCATTTGGGATGGTAAATCTAAGCCCTGATACAGATACTGATGGCTCGTGGAGTTCTGGTTATCTGTATGATAGTAAATATATCCGTTGTTTTAGCCATGTGCATGCATGGCAATTGGCAGGAGTGGCTGTTATGCCAACAACAGGAGAGTTTAAAGGGCATTTAGGAATGGATGCTTATCAATCGGCTTTTAGTCATGATGGCGAAATTGCAAAGCCTGGTTATCATAAAGTATTTTTAAAAGATTATGAAATTGGAGTCGAATTAACGTCTACCACACGTGTTGGTTTTCATCGATATAACTTTCCAAAAAGCAAAGACAATTCCATCATTTTTGATACTGGAGCTAGATTAGCACATGGACCAACTACGTTTTCTAAAGTATGGAAAGTAAGTGATACAGAAATCGCAGGCGTTCAGGTTCTTAAAAAAACAGGACGTCGCCCAAAAGACACGCCTGTATATTTTGCGGCAAAGCTAAACAAACCATTCGATACTTTTAAAGGATGGGTAAACAATGAAATGGTTGAAAAACAAATGGATACCATTCAAGGCGTAAATGCTGGAGTTGGTTTGTTTTTTAATGATGAAGAAGCTAGTGAAGTGTTAATGAAAGTCGGGATTTCCTACGTGAGTGTAGAACAGGCTCGAAAAAATCTTAATACTGAAATTGACCATTGGGATTTTGATAAAGTGCATAATGAATCTTTACAAACTTGGAATGATTGGCTTAGTAAAATTGAAATTAAAGGCGGAACCCATAAACAACAAGTTAAATTTTATACCGATTTGTGGCATGCCTTACAGGGAAGAAGAATTATAAGTGATGTAGATGGAAAATACACGGATATGACGGGTGAAAGTCCCGTTACTAGAACCGTAAGATTAGATGAAAATGGTAAGCCTTTATTTCCGCATTATAATTTTGATGCTTGGTGGGGAAGCCATTGGTCGTTGAATATACTATGGTCTATGGCATATCCTGAACTTATGGATGGGTTCTCTAACACGATGATAGATATGTATAAAAATGGCGGACTCATTCCTCGTGGGCCATCAGGTGGTAATTATACCTTCGTCATGATTGGAGATCCCTCTGTGCCATTCTTTGCTGCAGCATATAATAAAGGCATTAGAAATTACGACATTGAAAAAGCCTATGAAGGCTTACGTAAAAATGCTTTTGTAGGAGGTTCTAGAGACCATGCAGGTTATGAACATAACACACCAGCTTACGGTGGTGGTATGCAATATTATATAGAAAATGGATGGGTGCCTGAAGGTATAGAAGCTAAAGGTGGGCATAAAGATGGTGCCTCTATGACTTTGGAGTATGCCTACCAAGATTGGTGTTTAGCTCAATTATCAAAAGCATTAAATAAAGAAGAAGATCATAAACTCTTTATGAAACGCTCGTTAAACTATAAGAATCTATGGAATCCTGAAACAAAAATGATTCATCCTCGTGAGATAGATGGTAGTTGGATAAAAGATTTTAAACCTGTGGTTGAAAGTTTTAACGCCCGTGGTTTTTGTGAAAGTAATTCAGCTATATATACTCATTTTGTACCTCAAGATTTAGAAGGCTTAATTGAATTGTTTGGAGGAAAAGACGTTTATAATGACTTCTTAAATGAATCTTTTATAAAAGGAGAGAAACTGGATTTTGTAGGCGCTAATAAAAATCATGCTGCTAGTTGGGTCGATTATGGAAACCAACCAGGAACCGGAATGGCACATTTGTTTAATTACTCTGGTGCGCCTTGGTTAACACAAAAATGGGTACGGAAAGTGAAAGAGGTTTATGGAGATATTACACCATATGGAGGTTATAAAGGTGATGAAGACCAAGGACAAATGGGTGCTTTGGGAACTTTGATGGCTATGGGGCTTTTTGAGCTTGATGGAGGAGCTTCAGTAAAACCGTATTACGAAATTACAAGTCCGATTTTTGATGAGGTAACCATTCATCTTAATAATGATTATTACCCAGGTGAAAAATTTGTTATAAAGACCTCTAATAATAAACCAGAAAATATCTATATCCAATCAGCAAAATTAAATAACAGCAATTTGGATAATAGCTGGTTTTATCATGATGATTTTGCAAAAGGAGGCATTTTAGAATTGAAATTAGGAGAACAACCAAATAAAGAATGGGGTGTAAAAGTACCACCTCCTTCTTTCAGTCAAAGTAAAAATTAACTTTTGATGGGAATTGACTAAGACGAAAATCAATGCAGCTAAAGATATAAATGTGTTAAGGGAAAGAGCTAATGCAACTTCCGTAAATCCCGCAGATGTAGATTATTTACTAGACGAGCGAGCCAGAGAATTGGTTGCAGAAGAGCCTCGAAGACTTACTTTGGCGAGAATGCACGAATTGGTTGAACGGGTAAAACGTTATAATAAAGTATCCGCTCCCTCCATTCAAGAATTTCATAATTTATGGCCTATACCTCAGAGCGAGATTGACGCCAATATTAATAGTGAACTTACCCAGAATCCAGGATATTGAGTATTAATAAACCAAAGTGTACTATGTAAGACTAGAGAACAGATATGGCGCACTAAGCTAGGATTGCTAGGACATGATTCGAAAATGAGCGGGCAAAAATCTCGGGGGATAGCCTAAAGATATATTCTATTTTATCTGGAAAGTGCAGTGTGATCTCGATAAATATTGTTATCGTTTCATTGTATGTTGATTGTTTGTATAATATAGAGCATAATGAGGCTCTGTCCTGACGTACTAAAAATTAACATTTGATGGTCTAATTAAGAAATCTGTATTAAAGTCATAACTAAATCTAACTACAAACTATGAATTTCTTCAAACTTATTTTATACCTTTTTTTGCTCCAAACTTTTTCGGTCATTGGCCAGACAAAAAAGCCACCAAATGTCCTATTCCTTTTTGTGGACGATTTGCGGCCAGATTTGGGCTGTTATGGAAATGAGATTATTAAATCGCCAAATATCGATCAGTTGGCCTCAGAAGGAAGTGTTTTTCTAAAGCATTACGTACAAGTTCCTACGTGCGGAGCTTCCAGATATAGTATTTTAACAGGTCAACTGCCAAGCGCCAAAGGCGAGTTGAGCAATCAAGCGATTCGCGAACTGATTTCGGGGCAACCGGAACAGGCCAAGCCGGAAACGTTCATCCATCAATTGAGGAGGAAAGGGTATTATACCGTGGGCATGGGGAAAATAGGGCATTATATAGATGGGCTTTACGGTTATAACGAAAGTTCTGAAGGAGCAAAACGGGAACTTCCCTATAGTTGGGATGAGAAGGTGTTCAATGCGGGAAAATGGGGGAATGGGTGGAATGCTTTTTTTGGGTATGCTGATGGCTCAAATAGACAAAGCAGGAACAAACAGGTAAAACCTTATGAAAAGGGGGATGTGGGCGACGAGGGTTATCCCGATGGCCTTACGGCAAATTTAGCTGTCGAAAAATTAGGAGAACTGGCCAAAAAGGAACAGCCATTTTTTTTAGGCGTGGGTTTTTTTAAACCGCACTTACCCTTCACTTCCCCAAAAAAGTATTGGGACCTATACGATGAATCAGATATCGAAACGACCAAATCCCCCAATATACCCGAAAATATCAACGTGGCAAGCTTGCATAATAATGGCGAGCTCAATCAGTATCTTTTAGGGGAGGAAAAACCGACATTAGATAATCCTGCGTCAGAGGAATATGCGCAAAAACTCAGACGTGCCTATTATGCAGCGGTGAGCTATACAGATGCGCAAGTGGGTAAGATTTTGAACGAACTGAAGAAACAGGGGTTGGCGGAGAATACCATTGTCATCCTGTGGGGCGATCATGGCTGGCAACTGGGCGACCACCGGGAATGGGGGAAACATACCATTTTTGAAAAAGCCGTTAGAAGTCCGCTGATTATTAAAGCCCCAAACCTGCCTGATCAAACTCCAAGAGTGGATAAGATCGTAAGCTCAATAGATATCTACCCCACGCTGATGGAGCTGTGTGACTTAGAAATGCCGTACAAGACCGCAGGACGAAGTATGGTGAGGCTTTTGGATAAAAATAGGAACAAGGATTGGCAGCAAAACGCATACAGTTATTATAAGGATGGGATTTCAGTAAGGGTTCCCAGGTATCGCTACACGAAATATTTCAGAACGGATAAACCGCGTATTGAATTATACGATCATAAAAACGATCCTTACGAAAATGACAATGTTGCCGAAGAGCATCCACAAATTGTCAAAAAACTGGACAAGATTTTGGAGATGGGCAATACCGGGCTTTATGAAAAATGAAATCCCAAATTTTATATGGAAAAGCGGAAGAAGTCAAAATTAAACACAAATAACTATAACCTAACTTGTAAAATTTTAAATACACATTGATGAAAACAAAAACGATTTCTGGTGTAACATTCACCTTATTATTAATGACGGCGTTCTTTCTTTCACTGAGCAGTTGCGACACTAAACCAAAGGACAGCGCCCCTTGGACCGATATTTTTAACGGAAAAAATCTCGACGGCTGGACGCAGAAGGGCGGCGTTGCCAAATACGAGGTCAAGGATAGCCTGATCGTGGGGACAACGGTGCCCAACACGCCCAACTCTTTCCTGACCACCGATAAACAATATAGTGACTTTATTATGGAAGTGGAGTACAAGGTGGACAGCACCATGAATTCTGGTATTCAGATAAGGAGCAATAGCCTTGATCATTATAGGAACGGCCACGTTCATGGATATCAGATTGAGATAGACCCTTCAGAAAGAGCTTGGAGTGGTGGTATTTATGATGAAGGCAGAAGAGGTTGGTTGTTTTCATTGACGGGGAGTAAAGACGCGCAACAGGCGTTTAAACAAAATGAATGGAATAAATATAGAATTGAGGCCATAGGTGATACCATACAAACTTGGGTCAATGGAGTGCCAGCTGCTCATTTGATAGACGATAAAACAGATAGTGGTTTTATTGCCCTTCAGGTCCACAGTATTGGGGAGGATGATTCGGAAGGTAAAGAAATTATGTGGAGGAATATAAGAATTCTTACTGAAGATCTTGATCAATATAGTAGAGAGACCCCTGTGGATCCCGTGAAAACCATGAACAACTTGACTTCTGCAGAGAAAGAAACTGGATGGAAAATGCTTTGGGACGGAGAATCTACAGAAGCCTGGCGTGGTGCAAAATTGGAAGAATTCCCAGAGAAAGGATGGGTTGTTGAGGATGGCGTTTTAACGGTACTTGCTACGGGAGGTGAAGAATCTACTGCTGGTGGGGATATCGTGACCAAAAAATTATACGGCGATTTCGAATTAAAAGTAGATTTTAAAATTACTGAAGGTGCCAATAGCGGAATCAAGTATTATGTAGATACCGATCTTAATAAGGGGCCGGGTTCTTCCATTGGTTTGGAGTATCAAATCTTGGACGATAAAAGGCACCCTGATGCCAAAAAGGGCAATCACGAAGGCAGCCGTACTCTTGCTTCACTATACGACCTTGTTAAGGCAGACCAAAAAAAACCGGTAAACCCCATAGGGGAGTGGAACACTGCGCATATTATTTCTAAAGATGGCCATGTGGAACATTGGCTTAATGGGATGAAGGTGTTGGAGTTTGACAGGAATAGTGAAGATTTCTTAAAACTTGTTTCTGAAAGTAAATATGAGAAATGGCCTGATTTCGGCCAATTAGAGAAGGGTCAAATTCTATTACAAGATCATGGAAATAGGGTAAGCTTTAAAAATATTAAACTCAAATCTTTATAAACTAAAAATATGAATACGAGAAGAAATTTTATAAAAAAAACGGCCTTGGGAAGTGCCGGGATAGCGATGGCCGGTTCAGCCATGGCGATGCCTGCCAGTAGCTACCGTCGCATTATAGGGGCCAACGACCGATTAAATGTCGCTATTGCCGGTCTTGGCAGAAGGCTGGGCGCGTTCTATGAGCCCATTGCATTAAAAGAGAGCAATGTGCAGTTAATGTACTTGTTTATGATTGATGTAAATCCAAGGTTATAGGGGAATATAGTTTACTAATAATACAGATATCCTGGACAGAGAGAGAGCCTAAATATTAAATAGTCATTAAAAATAAAGAAATGCAGTA is a window of Salegentibacter salegens DNA encoding:
- a CDS encoding sulfatase, which produces MNFFKLILYLFLLQTFSVIGQTKKPPNVLFLFVDDLRPDLGCYGNEIIKSPNIDQLASEGSVFLKHYVQVPTCGASRYSILTGQLPSAKGELSNQAIRELISGQPEQAKPETFIHQLRRKGYYTVGMGKIGHYIDGLYGYNESSEGAKRELPYSWDEKVFNAGKWGNGWNAFFGYADGSNRQSRNKQVKPYEKGDVGDEGYPDGLTANLAVEKLGELAKKEQPFFLGVGFFKPHLPFTSPKKYWDLYDESDIETTKSPNIPENINVASLHNNGELNQYLLGEEKPTLDNPASEEYAQKLRRAYYAAVSYTDAQVGKILNELKKQGLAENTIVILWGDHGWQLGDHREWGKHTIFEKAVRSPLIIKAPNLPDQTPRVDKIVSSIDIYPTLMELCDLEMPYKTAGRSMVRLLDKNRNKDWQQNAYSYYKDGISVRVPRYRYTKYFRTDKPRIELYDHKNDPYENDNVAEEHPQIVKKLDKILEMGNTGLYEK
- a CDS encoding RagB/SusD family nutrient uptake outer membrane protein; the encoded protein is MTKTKINAAKDINVLRERANATSVNPADVDYLLDERARELVAEEPRRLTLARMHELVERVKRYNKVSAPSIQEFHNLWPIPQSEIDANINSELTQNPGY
- a CDS encoding twin-arginine translocation signal domain-containing protein, with product MNTRRNFIKKTALGSAGIAMAGSAMAMPASSYRRIIGANDRLNVAIAGLGRRLGAFYEPIALKESNVQLMYLFMIDVNPRL
- a CDS encoding GH92 family glycosyl hydrolase, with the translated sequence MSTRRNFIKKTALGSAGIAVASSAMGMPASSYRRIIGSNDRLNVAIAGLGRRLGAFYEPIANFMKNSVHLLSSKVNLQIIVLLVILAFFNGTITAQQKPVDLVNPFVDTVNSRWFYFSSASRPFGMVNLSPDTDTDGSWSSGYLYDSKYIRCFSHVHAWQLAGVAVMPTTGEFKGHLGMDAYQSAFSHDGEIAKPGYHKVFLKDYEIGVELTSTTRVGFHRYNFPKSKDNSIIFDTGARLAHGPTTFSKVWKVSDTEIAGVQVLKKTGRRPKDTPVYFAAKLNKPFDTFKGWVNNEMVEKQMDTIQGVNAGVGLFFNDEEASEVLMKVGISYVSVEQARKNLNTEIDHWDFDKVHNESLQTWNDWLSKIEIKGGTHKQQVKFYTDLWHALQGRRIISDVDGKYTDMTGESPVTRTVRLDENGKPLFPHYNFDAWWGSHWSLNILWSMAYPELMDGFSNTMIDMYKNGGLIPRGPSGGNYTFVMIGDPSVPFFAAAYNKGIRNYDIEKAYEGLRKNAFVGGSRDHAGYEHNTPAYGGGMQYYIENGWVPEGIEAKGGHKDGASMTLEYAYQDWCLAQLSKALNKEEDHKLFMKRSLNYKNLWNPETKMIHPREIDGSWIKDFKPVVESFNARGFCESNSAIYTHFVPQDLEGLIELFGGKDVYNDFLNESFIKGEKLDFVGANKNHAASWVDYGNQPGTGMAHLFNYSGAPWLTQKWVRKVKEVYGDITPYGGYKGDEDQGQMGALGTLMAMGLFELDGGASVKPYYEITSPIFDEVTIHLNNDYYPGEKFVIKTSNNKPENIYIQSAKLNNSNLDNSWFYHDDFAKGGILELKLGEQPNKEWGVKVPPPSFSQSKN
- a CDS encoding 3-keto-disaccharide hydrolase gives rise to the protein MKTKTISGVTFTLLLMTAFFLSLSSCDTKPKDSAPWTDIFNGKNLDGWTQKGGVAKYEVKDSLIVGTTVPNTPNSFLTTDKQYSDFIMEVEYKVDSTMNSGIQIRSNSLDHYRNGHVHGYQIEIDPSERAWSGGIYDEGRRGWLFSLTGSKDAQQAFKQNEWNKYRIEAIGDTIQTWVNGVPAAHLIDDKTDSGFIALQVHSIGEDDSEGKEIMWRNIRILTEDLDQYSRETPVDPVKTMNNLTSAEKETGWKMLWDGESTEAWRGAKLEEFPEKGWVVEDGVLTVLATGGEESTAGGDIVTKKLYGDFELKVDFKITEGANSGIKYYVDTDLNKGPGSSIGLEYQILDDKRHPDAKKGNHEGSRTLASLYDLVKADQKKPVNPIGEWNTAHIISKDGHVEHWLNGMKVLEFDRNSEDFLKLVSESKYEKWPDFGQLEKGQILLQDHGNRVSFKNIKLKSL
- a CDS encoding 3-keto-disaccharide hydrolase, with the translated sequence MAVSAILIFLVGCSATAPDAPWFSLFDGESLDGWSQKNGNAKYELEDGVIVGTTVSGTPNSFLTTDKKYGDFILELDFKADPSMNSGIQIRSESKPQYQDNRVHGYQVEIDPSDRAWSGGIYDEARRGWLYPMSLNTSAQNAYKKDDWNHYRIEAIGDTIQTWVNGIAAANLVDDKTQEGFIALQVHAIGDDEAPGKQIRWKNVRIMTDSLEQYNTKSDAPVFNTNNQLTSSEIEKEWKLLWDGKSTNGWRGARMDKFPEQGWEIEDGILTVLASGGAESAAGGDIVTEDLYGDFELKVDFKLTKGANSGVKYYVDTDINKGPGSSIGLEYQILDDENHPDAKLGNHKGSRTVASLYDLIKADPNKPINPVGEWNTAHIVSKDNHVEHWLNGTKVLEYERGSENFRKLVSESKYDKWPNFGQSENGHILLQDHGDRVSFKNIKIKSLN